Part of the Xiphophorus couchianus chromosome 8, X_couchianus-1.0, whole genome shotgun sequence genome is shown below.
caacaatatCAGCAAGCAAGAGGATAACATAATGTGTGAGAACAGGcccaaatgtaaatattgttttgagctCCCGCATGAGTACATAGTGAATACTTTCAATATGATTGAAAACATAGAGCATGCTGTCAGAAGCTGTTTGTGTTAAGATTAATATGCCAAATTCAGTGTTTTGTATCCAGGCAACAACATGAACTAGACCGAACAACCTCTGCTGAAGGTATGATGGGTGCATCTCCACTGAAATGTGGTGAAACTGCATGTGTGCTGGGACTGGAAAGTGTACAGGGTTCATATGAGGCTCTTAAACAGTTAATGACGGGTTAGGAAGCAGCTCTTCTCTCCTTACTTAGCCCCATTTATCCAGGTTTTGAAAACAGCCAGCTTCTATAAAAGGGCACTCTGTAAAGCCACACATAGCTGCTAgacagcaaaaaacacaaaatctgaagtatttttggtcaagtttctaatgcaaatatcttagtgcacttgaaataaccCAAAACTAACTTAccaataacttttcagcaagataagagcttgttttaagtcaataatttcttattaaTAAAATTGTACAGTGatataatctgccagtagaactagtacttaaaaaaaaaacaatattaagaaattattgacttaaaacagtctcctgtatcttgctaaaaagttatttgtaagttaattctgttttatttgactagaaactagacaaaaaactgtgtttttgcagtgtactgaCTTATTTTCTGAAGTTATGAGGCAAGGTTGAAACAGCAGAGGTCACTGCAGAACTTCTGCATTCCTGGTGCAACACCACAGCATCTAATATTCACAGCCATCACAGCAGCTGAGGCAGTGATAAGCCAGCTCCTTCATGGAGAGGAGGCATCAGTTTGGGTCTAAGGCGGAGGACCTACTGGAAGCTTGCAATCTCAGCACCAAATTTGAGCCCGTCGGCTTCAGTCACATCGATGGCCTCGTTACTCTGCCTCGTGACCTCGTTCTGCGGCTCCTCCATGTCCTCGGTCTCCACCGAGCTGCCGTCCGGAGGCGTTTCCTCACAGTTCATGGGTGAGAAAAGTTTTTGATGGTTGGCTTCAGGAGCGGATGTGCTACCGAGCGTGCAGCTGGAACATTGGTAGAAGTTAGTGCAGGGCTGGACCAAGTTAGACGGAATGACCGTCGGGGTTGACAGAACCGGGGTTGAAGTAAAGTGCGTCCCAGGAGGATCTATGCATATGGAGGGTACGGTGCAGTGGCGGGAGGGGTTAAGGCGGTGTGAACGGCCTCCTGCTGGACGGTCGCAGCGCCGCCCTTGTGGTAGACGCATGCAGTCTTTACAGGACTGATAGGAAGGCTTCACTTTTAATGGGTTTCCTGCGCTGGCACTGTCCTAAATTGATCAGaattgaaacagaaacagaatagAGTCagtaacataatttaaaaaataaaataaaatcataagaCTACAAGTAGACTACAGTAGTTTTAGCCAATTTCTAAGTTCTCTTTAAAAACCATATATAAAAAATTCACAGATATTTTTTAGTATTCAATATCTAACTCTTTCAAGACAATTTTAAGGTTTTACATCAGACTTTTATCCAATTCTTATTGTCTGACTTTTCTCTTTGTAGCTGTGTTGCACATCTGTGTAAAGATCAGGAGTGTGAGCACTGGAACCTAGAATAAAATGACTAAGATTTAgcttttttgcagtgtactagCTAACACTAgggattttatttgcattttatcaaTTCACACTTTAAAGGAACACATTCAAGAGAGAGATTCTACACTAATGTGCCTGAATTTATGAGTTACAGGCTACCAGAATTACAACAAAGTTTCTATTGACTTTTGGATGGGTTGAGAAACCTTTGTCTATCCAAATTGGATGTCAGACTTCCCAGCTTTTTCTCTGAGGTGAGtttaaactgagaaattttAAGCTCGGAGTAAAAACCAGAtccaaaattataaaacattcgTTGTTCAAACATGCAGAGAAATGGTTCGCTCAAATGAAAATCATCCTACTCCAGTCAATGAACAATTTCTACATGCATGTCTGTTTAAAACCTAAATAATGTTTAAACTGACCACTTTATCATGATAAATATTCAACTAACTCACAtcaaaagctgcaggacagctACGCTTGGCAGCCAGGCGGTTGCTGTTGTTGGTGTTCAGGTTGGCTAAACCCAGCTGGCTCTCCTCATTCCCCTCAGCTTcctctcctgtcttcctcccACCCGAACTCCCGGGTGTCTGAGCCAAGGCCGCcatctcttcttcctccttcttggcctcttcctcgtcctcttcctccagGGTGCTGAATTCCAGCCTCAGTCTCATGTCCTCCATTGGGTCGAGGCGGCTGCATGTCTGAGCAGCGGTGCCCTCGCCGGGCAGAGTTAGGTGGGCCATGGGGAAACCCTCGTCCTCCAGCAGGGCATCTCTCTCCACATCCTCTATTTCGATAAAAACTCTCTCCATGCCTAACAGAGGAGGTCCCCGCACCGGTGTGGATGGCTCGCTGTCGAGTGCAGAGTCCGATAAACGTCTGAAGTAATAGTTATAGTTGAGAGAGTCTAAAGGTTCCATCTCCAGACCCCTGCATGGTGACGCCCCGCAGCCTCCCCAGGCCTCTTCCCCTCTGAGAACCGGCGTCTCCTCTCCACCTGTACTGTGACCCGACGCTTGCAGATCGTCTGAACCTTCCTCGTCTGTGTCAGGCCGCCACAGCTTGTTGTGACGTTGTTTACTGTGTACATAAAATAAGCTCTGCTTCAAAATATATGCCAGACTCTTATCAAAGCTTCTACtaattttcatgttaaaattgCATTAGTTTATAGAGTTTTCAATGGCAGTTTTTACAGATTTACTCTTGAATTTATGGAAGATATAATAGAGGACAGGATGTAACTATAGAActacaaaaaaacaggaaggatgaaaaataaacaaatgtaaggaaggaaaaagtgacCATTGGACAGAGAGGTCAACGGGTGGATGAATGGTAGGAATGAAAGACAGTGagtggatggacggatggatgtgTGGACATATGGACAATTCAGAAGTAAGGatggaaagaacaaaaaaggaaggaggaaagaaggTAGGAGAGAAGTAAAGAGAAAACTAAATTTACGTATCTGTGCACCCCTAATTAAAATGTAGATGAATGACAAAGGAAAAtggaataaacacatttaaatgatcTAATTTCCATTAAGGCAAATCTGCCAAAAAGCCTTTTGTCTTATTGGATACATGCATATAATCTAGATCAGCTCACCTGGCGTCGAGGATTCCCTCATACTCTGCCAGCTGCCGCATGAAACCAGCATTTGGCTGAGCTATGCTCCTCTTCTGCTTGATGCAGTTGTACGCTTTCTCCAGAGACCAGCCGTATTCCTTCATGGCGTAGGCGATAACTGTGGAGGCAGAGCGGCTCACACCCATCTTGCAGTGCACCAGGCACTTTGAGTTATTCTTCCtaattcaaacaaaagaaaaaaaaaatctggtaatTCTGGAAAACCagctaattattattaatttataattgttgatttaatttttacttctaCTTCAAGTAATCATCTCTCCACTAGACACTCATAATTCATCTCCTGTTCTTCACATGGTGTTTATTTTGGACAAATGATGTCAGATTTATGTTTATGTGAAGGGCTCTCACTTGGCTTTGACAATAAAGTTGTAGGTATCGTTCCAGTGGGCCAGCAGGTCAGTGGCGTCCTCGTCGTGCACGCGGACGTTGTGATAGGAAAACATCCCTGGGAAGAAGTTGTCAATCTCTCTGGTAACGTTCAGAATGTAACCGACTCTGCAAAAGGAAACATATGGAGTTGTATTCTGTAATCTGTAACCTAAGGTTGCTGACGCGTACACAGAgtcaaatatgaaaattatgttttatgcaTCTTTTGCTTCAGCTTTTAAATGGagtaaaacaacatattcaagATGTTATCATGAAAACTTAAGATGAATGAACTGCTAACCCGCAGTTTTGTAGTTCTTCAAGGTTGGAGGCGTTCCACTCAGAACCCTACAAGGAAACAACGCACAGaaatccatgtttttaaaaccttcTACTGCTATTCAGAGGTGCAAGAGGCTAAAAGTTAagtgaaaacagaagaacaagtgtaagaaatttgaaataaataattactaatATTACTCTTTATAATATAAGAGTAAtcaaaacttaaattatttatcCTAAAGTTAACAGAAATTTTGTGACATCACCTTTTGTTTGGACATGTGTTTGCTGATAATTCAACTCAACCATGAAAGCAGCagcaaccaaaaacaatcactaaaataaaacaaagtaaaaaacgGACTCACCAAATAAACGTGGTCAAAGATGAGTGTGGCTTTATCCATCTGACCCAGGATCAGGAGCATCTCGTTGTCGATGAACTCCTTGTACTCCTTGAGGTTGCAGCTCATGTGCTGCTCCAGCTCATTACGGATCTGAAGGAGAGGATTTCATTACTGTACTGTACTATACCAGattagtttcacatttttcaatgtAAAACTCCACAAATATGCAGTCACTTTGATAAACATACAGTTCtgaccagatatttacataccaGATATTTTCTTACAcatagtaagaaaaaaaaaatctcactgttggaaattaaatcagaccaaacattTCAACGTATAATCAGTTATGATTAACAAaattgctaaatgccagaataataactttcttcaaaatcagaagtttaaaaatactaataaaactATTCTTTTTGACAACTTGGAAAAGTCCAGATCATGGTgtcattgttttactttattagaGGACATCGTTTCCTTGTGTGACATCACAGACAAACTAAATCAACCAAGataagagagaaagaaatgtggTCCACCAATTGTCTCCTTCATCCTTGGCTACGAGAAGGACACCCAAAACGTTTGATACATATCATCCAGTTTCAAATATAAAGTAACACTTTTTGTCAAAAGCCTAGGATTTAAAACGTTTCACACTGTTCGGGTTTAAACCTGGTACAAACCTCCTTTGACGTGATGTTCTCCAAGTCTTGAAACATCATGATGTTGCGAAGCTTGGACTTAATAAGACACTCTGTTCTTTCTCGCTCTGTCGGTCTAAAAAGCAAGTTATaccataaaatataaatatttaaaacaaagtcaacaaaagaACAATTAAACCTAAAAGCTAAAGGTAACATGACAGCTGGTGGCTTGCAGGCTCTTACCCATCAACGAACATGTTGGGGGAATCGGACCGGGTGGTCTCCAGGTCAGTCATTGCGTTCCACTCATTGATGAAGCTTTGCTCTGAGGTGATGCAGCTCTCATAGAACGCCATCCACGTAAGAGAAATGCCCCCTGGGAAGTAGTTGAACCGGCGGGACACCTCACATGCCTTATGGAGAACCTGCAGGGCAGACCTGTGGGCATAAAGGCAGCTTGGTCATCTGCAGTTCGCAGTCAGTCAGAATAATATGTAGTGAGATAACTAACAGTggaggagaacaaaaaaaagaaaaaacaaaacaatttactCTTATTTTCACAACTGAACAGCAGGTGGCATCTGACATGTTTACACTTATAATAAccaaattattttacagtaataaaatatttggaagAAGTTAAAGCTAATACtttttgaaacttaaaatttCAGAGACTGAAAACAGGTCTACAGCATCATACATCCTCTACCATACTTAACAGTGTTCATGAGGTGATTTATTCCACATATTCATCATTCGTTCATTAAATGTTTGCCattctaaatatttcagtgtgagattatgtAACTgcaataaacatttcatttattttaagtcattttaaacaTGTCTGTATTTTGTAATCTGTGTGCTCTGAAGTTTTCACAGTTAATTTCcaagagaaaacaggaaagttAAAAAATTTAACACTATACAAATTTTCTAGTTCACCCTCTAATAAATGTagataaaactcaaaatttaagcaacagaagaaataaattgAACTCACAAGGACGATAACTATTCAAAGCTTATGTATGATTTACATCATTACATCATTGCAAGGgcgtaaatcccatctcattattggggggACCATAAACAGGGAAATTTTTTAAGAGCAATTTTGCGGGGGTTGGAAAAGTTACAGTCAAATGTaacgtaaaatgtggtttaaattgtttttattgtgttcaagCTGCACCACCAAAAATGACTAGAAAGTAGCAATTAATGACAAAcgtgtttttctcagtaaacaaCCTGTTGAGACTCATAGGAGTCAAAATAAGATTCAAATGCTTAGATATGAGTTTGGTTCAGCATCACAaatctaatctctgctacatCTTTCCAAAAATTTAAGGCTCTGactaaaaagttttaataagcAACTCCagttaataaaattcctcataaatattgatttattgcagtggTTCTCAATGCAAGTCatatgttatttaaattataacttaagttgctctaaactaaattatttatttatttttatttttgggggagTGAGGGAGGGGTTCATGTCCTTGGATGGCTGAGAACctataaatatgtagaaattgAATATTTGGGAAGTATCATAACTTAAACTTAAGGGTCACCACCagagttttctagaaaaatattcagattttattttttggttttaaaggctctacGTTGAAGATAAAGGcatactttattttgttttactgtcagcTGTTGTACCTCCTCTGCGCTCGGCTATTGCTAACGCTCAGCCACTTCCTCcagtttcaaactcttcttATTAAAGTAAGACTTAAAgagctaaatataatttaaatactGGTTACTTTCGACAGAAAAAGAAGCCAAGTCTATGAAAGCAATATAGCAATTAAATATTTGGGAAGTACTGGGAAGCAGTTTTGCTAGTTTTGATTTCAAAGGCACAAGGTGACATTTTATCATGATTCAGccaaagtaatgaaaaaaactgcagtccgatttttattgttaatgtgtttcttcctaTTAAGCAGTGAAAGTAAACAACATGTGTAACATGTCTTTggctttaagtatttatttacttgagGGTTTGttatttgtgctgcagagccacagctaCAACTAGCTcctttggactgaaccattgttctaacaATGGTAGGGGGGGGACCTAAAAATTaattcttattttcttcttagATGAATGGtagatttatttcattctttgtttctattgcctttttatattgatattgtttaaatacaaagatttatttcatgatttctttggggggggggggggggacaattctagacttttctAAGATTGGGGTGTCCGGACCCCCTGGCCCTCCCCCAGGATTTAAGCCTATGCATCATTGTTGCTtgatatatgtttatatatataccAATAATTGAATAGTAGAAAATTATCTATTTTGAAatagcaaataataaaatatggttCTTT
Proteins encoded:
- the ssh1b gene encoding protein phosphatase Slingshot homolog 1 isoform X2, with the translated sequence MALVTLQRSPTPSAASSASSSAGEDFGSDDDRKNNQSISESFFMVKGAALFLQQGSNTQGPKTPTHHKHAGDLPQHLQVMFKILRSEDRIKLAVRLESGWSERVRYMVVIYTNGHQDTEENIVLGMDFPDKDSKNCSIGMVLPLWSDTNIHLDGDGGFSVNTAGRSHVFKPVSVQAMWSALQVLHKACEVSRRFNYFPGGISLTWMAFYESCITSEQSFINEWNAMTDLETTRSDSPNMFVDGPTERERTECLIKSKLRNIMMFQDLENITSKEIRNELEQHMSCNLKEYKEFIDNEMLLILGQMDKATLIFDHVYLGSEWNASNLEELQNCGVGYILNVTREIDNFFPGMFSYHNVRVHDEDATDLLAHWNDTYNFIVKAKKNNSKCLVHCKMGVSRSASTVIAYAMKEYGWSLEKAYNCIKQKRSIAQPNAGFMRQLAEYEGILDASKQRHNKLWRPDTDEEGSDDLQASGHSTGGEETPVLRGEEAWGGCGASPCRGLEMEPLDSLNYNYYFRRLSDSALDSEPSTPVRGPPLLGMERVFIEIEDVERDALLEDEGFPMAHLTLPGEGTAAQTCSRLDPMEDMRLRLEFSTLEEEDEEEAKKEEEEMAALAQTPGSSGGRKTGEEAEGNEESQLGLANLNTNNSNRLAAKRSCPAAFDDSASAGNPLKVKPSYQSCKDCMRLPQGRRCDRPAGGRSHRLNPSRHCTVPSICIDPPGTHFTSTPVLSTPTVIPSNLVQPCTNFYQCSSCTLGSTSAPEANHQKLFSPMNCEETPPDGSSVETEDMEEPQNEVTRQSNEAIDVTEADGLKFGAEIASFQ
- the ssh1b gene encoding protein phosphatase Slingshot homolog 1 isoform X1; this translates as MDTRVEMRAAFWTSLNFSEVTENIKTSRMHLVVKSSHGSIFKELPHLVEKASVTRREICLIISESFFMVKGAALFLQQGSNTQGPKTPTHHKHAGDLPQHLQVMFKILRSEDRIKLAVRLESGWSERVRYMVVIYTNGHQDTEENIVLGMDFPDKDSKNCSIGMVLPLWSDTNIHLDGDGGFSVNTAGRSHVFKPVSVQAMWSALQVLHKACEVSRRFNYFPGGISLTWMAFYESCITSEQSFINEWNAMTDLETTRSDSPNMFVDGPTERERTECLIKSKLRNIMMFQDLENITSKEIRNELEQHMSCNLKEYKEFIDNEMLLILGQMDKATLIFDHVYLGSEWNASNLEELQNCGVGYILNVTREIDNFFPGMFSYHNVRVHDEDATDLLAHWNDTYNFIVKAKKNNSKCLVHCKMGVSRSASTVIAYAMKEYGWSLEKAYNCIKQKRSIAQPNAGFMRQLAEYEGILDASKQRHNKLWRPDTDEEGSDDLQASGHSTGGEETPVLRGEEAWGGCGASPCRGLEMEPLDSLNYNYYFRRLSDSALDSEPSTPVRGPPLLGMERVFIEIEDVERDALLEDEGFPMAHLTLPGEGTAAQTCSRLDPMEDMRLRLEFSTLEEEDEEEAKKEEEEMAALAQTPGSSGGRKTGEEAEGNEESQLGLANLNTNNSNRLAAKRSCPAAFDDSASAGNPLKVKPSYQSCKDCMRLPQGRRCDRPAGGRSHRLNPSRHCTVPSICIDPPGTHFTSTPVLSTPTVIPSNLVQPCTNFYQCSSCTLGSTSAPEANHQKLFSPMNCEETPPDGSSVETEDMEEPQNEVTRQSNEAIDVTEADGLKFGAEIASFQ